The Sporosarcina luteola genome contains a region encoding:
- the dxr gene encoding 1-deoxy-D-xylulose-5-phosphate reductoisomerase produces the protein MTKKISLLGATGSIGTQTLDIIQSNKEQFKLVSFSAGMNIPKVREITAQFRPELVSVMRKEDAESLQSEFPETRFVHGKEGLVAVAAQTGADMLVNAVIGSVGLEPTMEAIRQGITIAISNKETLVAAGDIVMEEARKRNVALLPVDSEHSALFQSMNGENPKRVSRLILTASGGSFRDLSRDQLQGVTVQQALAHPNWSMGNKLTIDSATMMNKGLEVIEAHHLFNMPYDRIECLLHKESIIHSMVEFEDTSVMAQLGSPDMRVPIQYAMTYPDRIPMQNAKPLRLEEIGTLHFEKMDFNRFKALALAYEAGRQGGTMPTVMNAANEVAVQLFMQGRIPFLQIEEIVERMMDNHQSISSPDLETILETDSSTRKMVYDMVK, from the coding sequence ATGACGAAGAAAATTAGTCTGCTCGGTGCGACGGGATCAATCGGCACTCAGACTCTCGATATTATTCAATCAAACAAAGAGCAATTTAAACTCGTATCTTTTTCAGCCGGGATGAATATACCGAAAGTAAGGGAAATCACGGCACAATTCCGCCCGGAACTCGTATCTGTGATGCGGAAAGAAGATGCAGAATCATTGCAATCGGAATTTCCGGAAACGCGTTTTGTGCATGGCAAGGAAGGTCTAGTTGCTGTAGCAGCGCAGACTGGCGCAGACATGCTCGTCAATGCAGTTATCGGGAGCGTAGGTCTGGAACCGACTATGGAAGCCATCCGGCAAGGCATCACGATTGCCATTTCAAACAAAGAGACGCTCGTAGCCGCGGGAGACATTGTCATGGAAGAAGCCAGAAAGAGGAACGTTGCGCTTCTACCTGTTGACAGTGAACATTCAGCGCTATTCCAATCCATGAATGGCGAGAATCCCAAACGGGTTTCCCGGCTTATTCTGACGGCTTCCGGCGGAAGTTTCAGAGATCTGTCAAGGGATCAATTGCAAGGCGTTACTGTACAGCAGGCGTTGGCTCATCCGAATTGGTCCATGGGCAATAAGTTGACGATCGATTCCGCTACAATGATGAACAAAGGGCTTGAAGTGATTGAAGCTCATCATTTATTCAATATGCCGTATGACAGGATTGAATGTTTATTACACAAGGAAAGCATTATCCATTCAATGGTTGAATTCGAAGACACGAGTGTCATGGCACAGCTCGGCTCTCCTGACATGAGGGTGCCGATCCAATACGCGATGACGTATCCGGATCGGATTCCGATGCAAAACGCCAAGCCGCTCCGTCTAGAGGAAATTGGAACACTCCATTTTGAGAAGATGGATTTCAACCGTTTCAAAGCCCTCGCCCTCGCCTACGAAGCAGGCAGGCAAGGCGGAACGATGCCGACAGTGATGAATGCCGCAAATGAAGTGGCTGTCCAACTGTTCATGCAAGGCAGAATACCTTTCCTTCAAATCGAGGAAATTGTTGAACGGATGATGGACAATCATCAATCGATTTCATCTCCGGATTTGGAAACGATTTTAGAAACTGATTCAAGCACCCGTAAAATGGTGTATGATATGGTGAAATAA
- a CDS encoding phosphatidate cytidylyltransferase: protein MKQRIITAIAALAIFFPLVIIGGLPFTIAIYIIASIGLYELLRMKDIRIFSFEGITVWIALAILLLPSKWTAEVEQWIGYSKIEMMFALILILLIYTVISKNRFTFDHAAFTAFSALYVGIGFYYLIETRFYGFEYVFYALLVIWTTDSGAYFIGRKIGKRKLWPDISPNKTVEGFIGGIAFAVLFACVFQIFYPLAPSFLMLVIVTIIASIVGQLGDLVESALKRHFNVKDSGNLLPGHGGILDRFDSLLFVLPLIHFLHLVG, encoded by the coding sequence TTGAAACAGAGAATTATTACAGCGATCGCCGCATTGGCCATATTTTTCCCGCTCGTTATCATCGGTGGGCTCCCATTTACTATCGCCATTTATATTATTGCCTCAATCGGGTTATATGAATTGCTGCGCATGAAAGATATTCGGATATTTTCTTTCGAAGGTATTACCGTCTGGATTGCACTCGCGATATTATTACTGCCATCAAAATGGACTGCTGAAGTAGAGCAGTGGATCGGCTATTCGAAAATTGAAATGATGTTTGCACTCATTCTTATTTTATTGATTTATACAGTCATCTCTAAAAATAGATTTACATTCGATCATGCAGCGTTTACAGCATTTAGTGCATTATACGTTGGCATCGGATTTTATTATTTGATTGAAACCCGTTTTTATGGGTTTGAGTATGTTTTTTATGCACTTCTAGTAATTTGGACAACTGACTCAGGTGCATATTTTATTGGCAGGAAGATTGGTAAACGGAAACTATGGCCGGATATCTCTCCGAATAAGACAGTTGAAGGGTTTATCGGAGGCATCGCATTTGCCGTCTTGTTTGCTTGCGTCTTCCAAATCTTTTATCCATTAGCGCCATCATTCTTAATGTTGGTCATCGTAACGATCATCGCTTCGATTGTCGGACAGTTAGGGGATTTGGTCGAGTCAGCGTTGAAGAGGCATTTCAATGTGAAAGATTCCGGGAATCTGTTGCCGGGACATGGAGGAATTCTTGATCGTTTCGATAGTCTCCTTTTCGTGTTGCCGCTCATTCATTTTTTACACCTAGTCGGTTGA
- a CDS encoding isoprenyl transferase gives MLDKLLRKKTVENQPSISDRLTKVKSRTIPSHVAIIMDGNGRWARRRSLPRIAGHHEGMKTVRKITRIANEIGIEVLTLYAFSTENWKRPKMEIDFLMKLPGEFLTTYLPELIEQNVKVEMIGNFDALPPHTKEAIVKAIEATSSNDGLVLNFAMNYGSRLEMVEAVKEIAKMAVDNQITVNEIDESLIGSHLMTSHLPEPDLLIRTSGEVRLSNFMLWQLAYSEFSFTEVLWPDFDESCMLSAIEEFQMRNRRFGSVEGDKGD, from the coding sequence ATGCTAGATAAACTGTTACGGAAAAAAACTGTAGAAAACCAACCATCAATTTCCGACAGGCTTACGAAAGTCAAAAGTAGAACAATACCTTCACACGTCGCCATCATAATGGATGGAAACGGCAGATGGGCAAGACGACGCAGTTTACCGCGGATTGCGGGCCATCATGAAGGAATGAAGACCGTCCGGAAAATTACCCGGATTGCAAATGAAATTGGTATCGAAGTCTTGACATTGTACGCATTTTCGACTGAAAACTGGAAGCGACCAAAAATGGAGATCGACTTTTTGATGAAACTGCCCGGTGAGTTCCTGACAACGTACTTGCCTGAACTGATCGAACAGAACGTAAAGGTTGAAATGATCGGGAATTTCGATGCCCTTCCGCCACATACCAAAGAGGCAATCGTAAAAGCGATAGAAGCCACTTCAAGCAATGATGGACTTGTCCTGAATTTCGCAATGAATTATGGCAGCCGTCTGGAAATGGTGGAGGCAGTGAAAGAAATCGCCAAAATGGCTGTCGACAATCAAATAACAGTCAATGAGATTGACGAATCACTGATCGGATCACATCTCATGACATCACACTTGCCCGAACCTGACTTGCTCATCAGGACGAGTGGAGAAGTGCGATTGTCGAATTTCATGCTTTGGCAGCTAGCTTATTCGGAATTTTCCTTTACAGAGGTTCTCTGGCCGGACTTCGATGAGTCGTGCATGTTAAGCGCAATCGAAGAATTCCAAATGCGCAATCGAAGATTTGGAAGTGTGGAAGGGGATAAAGGAGATTGA